The following are from one region of the Nicotiana tabacum cultivar K326 chromosome 3, ASM71507v2, whole genome shotgun sequence genome:
- the LOC142177353 gene encoding uncharacterized protein LOC142177353 gives MKVDMSKADLDQDSVRAAAASGMCGKITGSGCGQGIGAEAMSRCAKAGRNASLGHESAGQVKNGTCNAHGNAVLIRHVLLALNVHTLAAVHPTKGTIATIERYLARFFWSGQETSDRYHWSAWSKLCFPYEEGGANFRKLEDVCKAFTAKQWWRFRTTNSLWSQFVKAKYCRIYHPLISQWTAGKSHNWQAMCKLKYEVEQNILWRVGRGNSSFWYENWTNFGPLSSNLGEDVGYDNTKVNEVYKDGVWDWSCLHTQPPEAVKTWVASVHITIGQEEDDTPISTITTSGKFSVASAWNALRRRKDLAPFDSKLWHKDVPFKMSFLAWRAIHGKIATDERITRFGISLASKCCCCPSPGMIPDEEMCEHLFCQGHFAQQVWAIFAGMVGIAHINIPLRTLFANCWNHKSKNSVAAFVFQIMPPIVVWELWRSRCCSKYEMERLSVARSKCLITFNIAQLVNSHFGKLTVNNNWEDICKFFDYSLVERCITEVKWLKPHLLNSDGSCVNGNYGCGGVVRDNGGKMLMAYAIPMGQGTSNLAEVEALLFGLKWYVQQGYGLIIGETDSLLLHNCIQGIWSKPWRINSVVMEVKMLVEQKGLIIRHCFREANQVVDKMASLSHQLEEVYIFTYFDTLPRQVKGLLNVDRWQIPAFRVKKRRPSTIVYEPP, from the exons ATGAAGGTTGACATGAGCAAGGCAGATTTGGACCAAGACAGTGTGCGGGCGGCAGCGGCGTCGGGCATGTGCGGCAAAATCACAGGCAGCGGATGCGGGCAAGGCATTGGCGCGGAAGCAATGTCAAGATGTGCCAAGGCTGGGCGCAATGCCAGCCTTGGGCACGAATCAGCTGGCCAAGTGAAGAATGGCACATGCAATGCACATGGAAA CGCAGTTCTTATCAGGCATGTTCTATTGGCCCTGAATGTCCATACATTGGCTGCAGTCCATCCAACCAAGGGTACTATCGCTACAATTGAGAGGTACCTAGCTAGATTCTTCTGGTCTGGGCAAGAGACTAGTGACAGATACCATTGGTCGGCATGGTCCAAACTTTGTTTTCCATATGAAGAGGGAGGGGCTAATTTTAGGAAGTTGGAGGATGTCTGCAAAGCCTTCACAGCAAAGCAATGGTGGAGGTTCAGAACAACAAACTCCTTATGGTCCCAATTTGTCAAAGCCAAATATTGTAGAATCTATCATCCACTGATTAGTCAATGGACTGCTGGCAAATCCCATAATTGGCAAGCTATGTGCAAATTAAAATATGAAGTAGAGCAGAACATCTTATGGAGAGTTGGGAGAGGTAATAGCAGTTTTTGGTATGAAAATTGGACCAATTTTGGTCCTTTGTCTTCCAACTTAGGCGAAGATGTTGGGTATGACAATACCAAGGTTAATGAAGTATATAAGGATGGAGTATGGGACTGGTCTTGCTTACATACTCAGCCTCCTGAAGCTGTTAAGACTTGGGTAGCCTCTGTTCACATCACAATTGGCCAAGAAGAGGATGATACTCCAATCTCGACAATTACTACTTCAGGAAAATTCAGTGTGGCCTCTGCTTGGAATGCATTAAGACGAAGAAaggatcttgctccttttgactCTAAGTTATGGCATAAAGATGTCCCATTTAAGATGTCTTTCTTGGCTTGGAGAGCTATCCATGGAAAAATCGCAACAGATGAAAGGATCACGAGGTTTGGGATTTCCTTAGCCTCTAAATGTTGTTGCTGCCCTTCTCCCGGAATGATCCCAGACGAGGAAATGTGTGAACACTTATTTTGTCAGGGACATTTTGCACAACAAGTGTGGGCAATTTTTGCTGGAATGGTTGGAATAGCTCACATTAACATCCCCTTAAGAACTCTGTTTGCTAACTGTTGGAATCATAAGTCCAAAAACTCTGTTGCTGCTTTTGTTTTCCAGATTATGCCTCCTATTGTTGTATGGGAGCTGTGGAGGTCAAGGTGTTGTAGCAAATATGAAATGGAGAGGCTATCAGTGGCAAGATCCAAATGCCTTATCACTTTTAACATTGCCCAATTAGTTAACTCTCATTTTGGGAAGCTAACTGTTAACAATAATTGGGAAGATATATGTAAATTCTTTGACTACTCTCTGGTTGAAAGGTGCATAACTGAGGTCAAGTGGCTTAAACCACACTTGTTAAACAGTGATGGTAGTTGTGTTAATGGGAATTATGGATGTGGCGGGGTGGTTAGAGACAATGGTGGTAAAATGCTTATGGCTTATGCTATACCAATGGGTCAAGGAACAAGTAACTTAGCAGAAGTAGAGGCCCTTCTTTTTGGCCTAAAATGGTACGTTCAACAAGGATATGGACTGATTATTGGCGAAACTGATTCCTTGCTACTTCACAACTGCATTCAAGGCATATGGTCCAAACCATGGAGAATCAACAGTGTTGTTATGGAGGTAAAAATGCTGGTTGAACAAAAGGGTCTAATCATTAGACATTGTTTTAGAGAAGCAAATCAAGTTGTGGACAAGATGGCTTCTCTAAGTCATCAATTAGAGGAAGTGTATATTTTCACTTATTTTGATACATTGCCGCGGCAAGTCAAAGGGTTACTAAATGTAGATAGATGGCAAATTCCAGCATTCCGAGTCAAGAAGAGAAGACCAAGTACCATAGTGTATGAACCACCATGA
- the LOC107785040 gene encoding ribulose bisphosphate carboxylase small subunit, chloroplastic 2 — translation MASSVISSAVAVATGANAAQASMVAPFTGLKSASSFPVTRKQNLDITSIASNGGRVQCMQVWPPINKKKYETLSYLPDLSEEQLLREVEYLLKNGWVPCLEFETEHGFVYRENNKSPGYYDGRYWTMWKLPMFGCTDATQVLAEVEEAKKAYPQAWIRIIGFDNVRQVQCISFIAYKPEGY, via the exons ATGGCTTCCTCTGTGATTTCCTCAGCTGTTGCCGTTGCCACTGGCGCTAATGCTGCTCAAGCCAGTATGGTTGCACCTTTCACTGGCCTCAAGTCCGCCTCCTCCTTCCCTGTTACCAGAAAACAAAACCTTGACATTACTTCCATTGCTAGCAATGGTGGAAGAGTCCAATGCATGCAG GTGTGGCCACCAATTAACAAGAAGAAGTACGAGACACTCTCATACCTTCCTGATTTGAGCGAGGAGCAATTGCTTAGGGAAGTTGAGTACCTTTTGAAAAATGGATGGGTTCCTTGCTTGGAATTCGAGACTGAG CACGGATTCGTCTACCGTGAGAACAACAAGTCACCAGGGTACTACGATGGTAGATACTGGACCATGTGGAAGTTGCCCATGTTCGGGTGCACTGATGCCACTCAGGTCTTGGCTGAGGTAGAGGAGGCAAAGAAGGCTTACCCACAAGCCTGGATCAGAATCATTGGATTCGACAACGTCCGTCAAGTGCAATGCATCAGTTTCATCGCCTACAAGCCCGAAGGCTACTAA